The genome window CATTAAAAGAATTTAGATTCctgcataaaaataatgaaatatgtgCATTATATTCACAATActtatttgcaatatttaccaATCGAGACAATTATTGTGCCACCAGCCACTTTTGAGTGATTCTTCGCAATCCAGAGAGTCTAAATATTCCGGATGACGATCGAATGTTGAGAATGGATATTCATTACTGTTTTTTAGTCCTTTCTCCATATTTCCATTTCCCAATTGCAGTTGGTATTCGTTATCTTCATCAGATATTTTAAAGTTGTCATATTGAGCGTTGTAAGTTGAGCCAtttaaagcaacaaaatgcacAAAGAGTTCGAAATTCTGAGAACTTGTCAGATGATGGATTTTCTCCAGACCAAGGAAAAAATCACTATCAAATGAACCAAATCCCTTGCGGTATGTATCCCAATCTTTATTAAAACTCTCATTTCCCCCGACTCGTTGTTGAATAACTAACCATCCAGGTCCAGCTGCCTGACTATCACAGAGAACATTGAAGAAATCAAAGCCGGTTGCTTTTATTTGATGGACACCCGAACTGTTTCCAAAAGGAAGGCAGCTTGTGGGAAAATCGATTAGTGATTTAGCTAGATTTTCttgtaattgtttttcatattctggctcttttgtaattttcagaTTAATTCTTTGAATTTCTAAATCCCTTTCATTAAGACTAACATTTAATTGGTTCAGTTGGTCTTCGAAATGCTCTAACTTTTGAGAAACATCAACTTCTTCACTAGAATTCCCAATAAAATTGCACTTTGAAAGTAGTTTGCTAATAGTTTCTTGCTGAAAATCTATCTGagattgcaatttattgttagtttgtttttgAAACTCGATTTGAGATCGCAATTCCTGTATCAAAGCttctttgatttcattttgcaaaacTATTTGAGATCTCAATTCATTTACAAAAGTTTCATTGATTTTCTTCTGATATAACTCTGCTCTCAATTCTATTATTTCTCGGTCTTTTTGTTCACATCGTTCGATTTCTTGATTTGAGTGCTATAACGAGAGAATTGTGCAAACATTTATCATTCACTAAACTATAAAAACCGATCAAATTAATTCATACCGCATTTTCAGTTGTCGAGCCTGCCAAACACATTCGAAACACGGCGAAAAGGAAGGTcacattaattataaattttcgCATATTTGTTCTTATGACTGCTTTCGAAGTATGCGAATAATAAACTAAACATTTGTCTTAAAATTGATGTTGAGCACAGCTCGAAATTTTCTGCCGAGACgatgaattataaataagttGATAAGTTCAAAGAGTACAGCATAGAACGAAAATAAGCGAATTTCTCTCAAAAAATCGCTAAGCTGTGAGAATTGGTCAAGACATGGTTTATGATATTGATTTTGGTTCTTCATTTGTAATAGAAATGATTAGGAGTGCAAGCGAGTCGATTGCCAAAGCAAATGTTCGCTGATCGTGTCTATCACATAGACTTactcatatacatatgtacatacatatgtgatGGAGTAGATGTTCATCTGCAATTGCGAAGGCAAAGAGCAAATCTCAACAACTGTTTATTTGCGAGTGCAAGCGAGTGCGCTATAGTTGTTTGGTAAAGCGAATCTTCGCTGATCGTGTCTACCACACAGACGCAATACTGGAGTAGATGTTCatttgcaaaagcaaagagtAAATCTAAACAACAACTATGCTGCCGGTGAGAGAAGAAGTTGGGGTGAGTGCGAGATCTCTGGGTTGTACTCACACCTACATACATCGGTTTGTATATGTATTGACTGAGAGCGTTTCCTGCTTGCTAGCGAATTTGATGCGCAAAGACATGACTGAAAATTAAAACGTTAATTAAATGCTGTAGcagaacaaataataaaaactcgCTTTTTAGTGTGCATATAtgaattttgctttaatttattacGAATGAACTTTCTATGTATAGATTACAATCCAAAAAAGAATGGTACAATCATAGAGCActttatatttagaaaatcATAAAGcgaaatcaatttattttacaatttataagAAACTTAAATTCCCTATTCCTTTGGGCGTATAAGCATCTGAACTGATTTAAGAGGAACTCCAAAGAAATCCAATGTTTCGTCTATGCCgtctattaaatttaaattagtattttggtatattttgaaaaaaaaaaaataccgcaatattttcctcttattcaaaatgggtatctcacagtcgagcaaactcgactgtagctttctcacttgttttatATGGAACTAATTTTACTACCAGTTTCATGTATTTTagcaaaattattaaagaatgaaacaattaaaaaagatGTATTTTCCaactaatatttaataatgaataacaTTTTTCCATAAATTTTAACTTTGATATTCCATAAGTCTCTAGAAGCCATGATCatgtgtaatttatttaattttattattcatttgctACAAGACCATAGTAAAAAAAAGAGGAGGAGATTAAAGgagattattataatataattataatttcccGTTCATTTCTTAGCTATTCTCAACTCTTTTAGTGCTGACCACCCAAATCTCTTCACAGTGAATATAGCAATATAGTACAATCGAAGTGAACTaagtttaatttgtataaatcaTGGAGTGAATTGAatttacattatattttataaaaagtgCTAATTTTGGTGTGGCAGAAGGAAGGATGAACTGTAAACAAATCCATGTGAAGATATTCAAGTCCTggataaaaacaaacaattaattatttttatttcgttcATAATACTTGTTGGCAATACTCACCAATTGTAAAATCCCAGGTAGATTCAGAATTCACATGTGAAGTTCTAGAAGAGTGTGATCGAGATGAATTGTTGAGAATTCcgtcaaatattttaaagttgagCAACGAACATAGTACAAAGAATTTGAAATGACGTGAACGAATCGAACGAAGAgaataatcaaatcaaatgtaaCTACAATTAAAAGAAAGTGAAACTAAGTTACGTGGGAATGATAaggatttgtttttatgaataCCTGTATATTCTCCATAAAGAATGCAACCGGAgtgattattattgtgtgaTGTCCCacttaatttatgaatttctgATAGTTATAATGCTATTAGGACAGGCAGAACTTGATAAATTAAGTCGGACTTCACTTAATAATATTCCATCTAGTTGCATGCTTTTTGGAGAATATCCAGGTGTTCATAAAATCAAATCCCTATGCTTCTGCTGTATCTTAGATTGACTCtctaataattgtaatttactttatttttgattttctgctactttttacattgtttttgtatgatttttactttttatattaactgatttacaaattatatgcgatatttaaatttggttGCTTCTATCTGATATCGCAATTTCTTTTTCAAAACTTTATTGGTTTCGTTTTCAGATTGCAGCCTATTCCTCAATGTTTTAtggattttctttttcttttgtttcaattCGATTATTTCTCCGTCTATACGTTCACATCGTTCTAGCTCTTTTCTATTGTTTTGAAAGTATTTCAGCAACGGTTTGAATATGTTGAATGTAGTCAAGCTGCACTCGTTTGCCATTGCTTCGTTCGAACACTACAACGgaagaatataaataactcTTATCACTCACTGTactaatattaagtatatggGTCATTCCAAAACGGAATTTTtcccgtgcgagactctttacattgaaaataacataaactgaaacaattttgaaaataagaaaagtttatttttatagctctatatGACttctttaattagagctaagaacggttttaaaatttttttttttttgtttttttgttttctgttgtgataattgcaaaagttaaccaattcgtacgcaaaaccaaaaaaattaacgaaattatatattttatcggaAAACAGATCAAGAGCTTTAGTAATtagagctttaagaataaccttcacttatttttaaaattgtttcagtttatgttattttcactgcagCGCACTGCAAAAAGTCTCGGACAAATTTcgccatggaattacccatatgttatatttataccTCTTGTTCAGTTTTATTGGAAGTGAGAAAGAACACCACATGGAATTTATTTTGTCTCGTATTTATGCTTCTGACTGTATTCAATGAAAGTGAATATTCAACTAAATGTTTGTCTAAAAATCATTTAAGAGCTAAGCTCGAAATAACTCGTGACGACGAGCTATGAAGAAACTGATAAGGTCCAAAGGCTAAAAGATCAGTTTCGAACTGATATACGGTATAAGACTTCTGTctatctttttctttttccgtTTACTTACACTTACATACTGATTATTTTACattgcaacattttcaatCGTACAATTCAatgtattacattttttgttgtgtgcttTATGTAAACCAATAATTAGATTACACAACCTCGAAGACTATTAA of Drosophila nasuta strain 15112-1781.00 chromosome 3, ASM2355853v1, whole genome shotgun sequence contains these proteins:
- the LOC132792887 gene encoding angiopoietin-related protein 3-like is translated as MRKFIINVTFLFAVFRMCLAGSTTENAHSNQEIERCEQKDREIIELRAELYQKKINETFVNELRSQIVLQNEIKEALIQELRSQIEFQKQTNNKLQSQIDFQQETISKLLSKCNFIGNSSEEVDVSQKLEHFEDQLNQLNVSLNERDLEIQRINLKITKEPEYEKQLQENLAKSLIDFPTSCLPFGNSSGVHQIKATGFDFFNVLCDSQAAGPGWLVIQQRVGGNESFNKDWDTYRKGFGSFDSDFFLGLEKIHHLTSSQNFELFVHFVALNGSTYNAQYDNFKISDEDNEYQLQLGNGNMEKGLKNSNEYPFSTFDRHPEYLDSLDCEESLKSGWWHNNCLDWNLNSFNGTDEMLHFFDVPLKKVMMLIRPKEEI